In Caldisericota bacterium, the genomic window TGCTCCACCAGCCATAGTCAAGGTTTCATATGCCCAAACGGTAGGCGCATTAAAGAAATGTCTCATAATCGTTTCGTATGCGCCTACCAGGACAAGGAGCCAAGCAAGCCATCTAGCCGATAAACCAGCATACTCACTTAATGTATCAATGCCTCTAATCATTTTTCTTAAAATTATCATACTTCTTAACTCCTTGTTATTCTCTGATCAAATAAACAAATTTACCAGCTAATGATTACTATAATCCAGCCTTTTTTCCGTAAGCATTCATGGAGTCCAAAATCTCACCAAATATCGGGCTCTCTTTAGCGGCTTTTTCTGTATAAAATGCTACAGCTTCTTGTGAGAGGGCATCTGCTACTTCTTTGGGGAGATTGTATACCTCATTTCCGGCATCCTTGAAATTTTGTAGCGCTTCTATGTCATAATGGCTTTCAAAATTTTGCTGTTCCTGTGTCCATCTTGCGATCACGTTCTGCACCAATACTTTCAGATCATCAGGAAGTGCTTCCCAGGAGTCTTTATTCACAAACCAGACGTGGGGATCACTCGGCGCCCGAACGGGTGATATAATAACATAATCCGCAATTTCATTAAAATGCATACTCCAATTGGTTGATAGGCCTGCATATTCAAAGGCATCAATAGTACCTCTCTGCATTGCCTCGTATAATTCACCGCCAGGTAAAAATATGGGATTAGCACCCAGCCTGGCTAAAATTTCGCCGCCATCACCGGAAGTACGCACTTTTAGACCCTTCAAGTCATCCACAGTTTCTATCTTTCTTTTGGAATGAAGGAACACTTCACCCGGCTCAGGAGATAAGAATCCGGGCATAACCATGGCATTATAACCCTCCATCATCTTGTTCATCAATTGCCATCCTCCGCCATAATCAAACCACTGTGTTAAAATTTGTCCGGGCAGTCCACCTGGTCTGGAGCTAATTAAACCGGCTGCCGGCCATTTATCCAGGTTATACATGGGACAGGTATAGCATAAGTCCAGAACGCCCTCAAGGACAGCATCAAGTTCTTTTGTTTCAGGAACAACCGAACCACCGACAAATGCCTTGACTTCCATTCGCCCGCCACTTGCTTGGGTAATGGCTTCACAGGC contains:
- the dctP gene encoding TRAP transporter substrate-binding protein DctP, whose protein sequence is MFSRKKVFVLLISVIAVAVLLMVGATSALAADKIVWKSSSFGPASNFSQIHHDKACEAITQASGGRMEVKAFVGGSVVPETKELDAVLEGVLDLCYTCPMYNLDKWPAAGLISSRPGGLPGQILTQWFDYGGGWQLMNKMMEGYNAMVMPGFLSPEPGEVFLHSKRKIETVDDLKGLKVRTSGDGGEILARLGANPIFLPGGELYEAMQRGTIDAFEYAGLSTNWSMHFNEIADYVIISPVRAPSDPHVWFVNKDSWEALPDDLKVLVQNVIARWTQEQQNFESHYDIEALQNFKDAGNEVYNLPKEVADALSQEAVAFYTEKAAKESPIFGEILDSMNAYGKKAGL